One Paenarthrobacter aurescens TC1 DNA window includes the following coding sequences:
- a CDS encoding putative N-carbamoyl-L-amino acid amidohydrolase (identified by match to protein family HMM PF01546; match to protein family HMM TIGR01879) → MTITTSFTTQDTAFVQDFRTMSAFGATENGGVDRQAATIPDGEQRRWLAGLLEEHGFTVKFDHAGNQWGLYEAVPGAPYVVVGSHMDSQPTAGRYDGAYGVLAAAHAAFRLAARWEAGATAPTFNLAVVNWFNEEGSRFKPSMMGSSVYTGKLELEDALNTKDAAGVTVRDALDAIGCRGTYEGPEAAYCAEIHIEQGRSMERDGVTIGLVSSNWAANKYEFVVHGEQAHTGSTVIADRKDALLGASMLVVAARELADRFPGVLHTSVGQLNVYPNSPVVVPSRVNLLLDLRSADEAVLAEADALLHARITEIEQLANVTVEKNHSHSWAVTPYQPEGVELAAKVAADLGLSNKEVMTLAGHDSTNMKDIVPTVMLFVPSVDGISHNEHEYTTDQDIVAGLTMLTEVVARLCDGALEN, encoded by the coding sequence ATGACCATCACCACTAGTTTCACCACCCAGGACACCGCCTTCGTGCAGGACTTCCGGACCATGAGCGCCTTCGGTGCCACGGAGAACGGCGGCGTGGACCGCCAAGCGGCAACCATTCCCGACGGCGAGCAGCGCCGCTGGCTCGCCGGACTCCTGGAGGAGCACGGCTTCACGGTGAAGTTCGATCACGCCGGCAACCAGTGGGGCCTCTACGAAGCTGTGCCCGGTGCGCCCTACGTGGTGGTCGGCTCGCACATGGATTCACAGCCGACGGCGGGACGTTACGACGGCGCGTATGGCGTCCTCGCTGCTGCCCACGCCGCGTTCCGCCTGGCCGCCCGCTGGGAAGCCGGCGCCACAGCACCCACGTTCAACCTCGCCGTCGTCAACTGGTTCAACGAGGAAGGCAGTCGCTTCAAGCCGTCCATGATGGGCTCATCCGTCTACACCGGCAAGCTGGAACTCGAGGACGCACTCAACACCAAGGACGCCGCCGGGGTCACCGTGCGCGATGCCTTGGACGCGATCGGGTGCCGCGGAACGTATGAGGGGCCGGAAGCCGCGTACTGCGCCGAGATCCACATCGAACAGGGCCGCAGCATGGAGCGCGACGGCGTCACCATCGGGCTGGTCAGCTCCAACTGGGCCGCCAACAAGTACGAGTTCGTGGTTCACGGCGAGCAGGCACACACCGGTTCCACGGTGATCGCGGACCGCAAGGATGCTCTGCTGGGGGCCTCGATGCTGGTGGTTGCCGCACGCGAACTCGCCGACCGCTTCCCGGGTGTCCTGCACACCTCGGTGGGTCAGCTCAACGTGTACCCCAACTCGCCCGTGGTGGTGCCGTCCCGAGTGAACCTCCTGCTGGACCTGCGCAGCGCCGACGAAGCCGTCCTGGCCGAGGCCGACGCCCTGCTGCACGCCCGCATCACGGAGATCGAACAGCTGGCCAACGTCACCGTAGAGAAAAACCACTCACACTCCTGGGCCGTCACCCCGTACCAGCCCGAAGGCGTGGAGCTCGCAGCCAAGGTTGCCGCCGACCTCGGGCTGTCCAACAAGGAAGTGATGACCCTGGCCGGGCACGACTCCACGAACATGAAGGACATCGTCCCCACCGTGATGCTGTTCGTGCCCAGCGTTGATGGCATCTCCCACAACGAGCACGAATACACCACGGACCAGGACATCGTGGCCGGACTCACCATGCTCACCGAGGTGGTTGCCCGTCTGTGTGACGGGGCGCTGGAGAACTAA
- a CDS encoding hypothetical protein (identified by Glimmer2; putative) encodes MLRARPTHYTSHPEQWDALLQALGLVKTVDDDAWREYDAGSGRVAVGSVDHGHPLDGSTIFGVEAGNLEEFARRTEEAGTQAELHQTPDGATVRISTEDGFEFFAFPARRAMDGTWTTSSEADSALTVVATWVSPFVGLAANDLRNIGARPRSEDDESATFTTKNGGILRIIHGADATNGDLAFEYDGGLEALLDRLRAAKVEARISEGVLYVANPDASGGAAPASIVVEAV; translated from the coding sequence ACGCGCTCCTTCAGGCTCTGGGTTTGGTGAAGACCGTTGACGACGACGCCTGGCGCGAATACGACGCCGGTTCGGGTCGCGTTGCGGTGGGCTCCGTGGACCATGGCCATCCATTGGACGGATCCACGATCTTTGGGGTCGAAGCAGGAAACCTAGAGGAGTTCGCACGCCGCACCGAGGAAGCCGGCACGCAGGCAGAGCTCCACCAAACTCCCGACGGAGCCACTGTGCGTATCTCCACGGAGGACGGTTTCGAGTTCTTCGCATTCCCCGCGCGTCGTGCCATGGATGGCACGTGGACCACTTCAAGTGAGGCCGATTCCGCGCTCACCGTGGTAGCCACCTGGGTCAGTCCCTTTGTGGGCTTGGCGGCCAACGACCTCCGGAACATCGGCGCCCGGCCCCGGAGCGAGGACGACGAATCGGCCACGTTCACCACCAAGAACGGTGGAATCCTTCGCATCATTCACGGCGCGGATGCCACTAACGGGGACCTCGCGTTCGAGTACGACGGCGGGTTGGAAGCTCTGCTGGACCGCCTCAGGGCAGCAAAAGTCGAGGCAAGGATCAGCGAGGGTGTCCTGTACGTCGCCAATCCCGATGCCTCGGGTGGCGCGGCACCGGCCTCGATCGTGGTGGAGGCTGTTTAG